A genomic segment from Vicinamibacteria bacterium encodes:
- the mutS gene encoding DNA mismatch repair protein MutS yields the protein MSTSTERVREPGASPAMRQFHEMKRQVPDAILFFRMGDFYEMFYDDALKAARVLELTLTSRQKDPGGTAIPMCGIPYHAADTYIGRLIRRGFKVAVCEQVEDPRQAKGIVRRDIVRVVTPSTFLDQGYLEAREPSYLMSVSPGKSAIGVALADLSTGDFVAFELEGEDLSEKLGEALLTYRPRELIHPEGSPPPDGAWSALGAEERPVATPREGFRFELEASRSLLLRQFRTIDLSAFGLDSRPLAISAAGAALQYLEETQRGQLAHICEIRCIEAAEHLVLDPVTQRNLELTRSITEGGREGSLIAILDRTATPMGARRLRSWLLRPLVNIEGILERLDGVEELGFETIRRSKLRDVLKNVLDLERLVSRITLGTASPRDFIGVAGSLTKIPLLKALLSDSRADLLKSLREGLDPVEKARGDIEETLVPEPPAGLKDGGIIREGVSHELDELRSLRSHGKATLARIEARERERTGIGSLKIRFNKVFGYYIEVTKSNLGAVPDDYVRKQTLVASERFITAELKEYEDKILNAEERIQVIERELFLALGQRVTAEAPRIRATADAVASVDVLTSLAEIATVYNYTKPRLHRGYEIELKDGRHPVIEATSSEPFVPNDLSLDPERHLIVLTGPNMGGKSTYLRQTALIVIMAQMGSFVPASEAKLPVVDRVFTRVGASDNLFRGRSTFMVEMQETAHILHQATPRSLILLDE from the coding sequence ATGTCGACTTCCACCGAAAGGGTGCGCGAGCCCGGAGCCTCGCCCGCCATGCGACAGTTCCACGAGATGAAGCGCCAGGTGCCGGACGCCATCCTATTCTTTCGCATGGGCGATTTTTACGAAATGTTCTACGACGACGCACTGAAGGCTGCCCGGGTACTGGAGCTCACACTCACCTCCCGCCAGAAGGACCCCGGCGGCACCGCAATCCCCATGTGCGGCATTCCCTATCACGCCGCCGACACCTATATCGGCCGGCTCATACGGCGTGGATTCAAGGTGGCCGTATGTGAGCAAGTCGAGGATCCGCGCCAGGCCAAAGGGATCGTGCGGCGCGACATCGTTCGAGTCGTGACTCCCTCGACGTTCTTGGACCAGGGTTATCTCGAGGCTCGCGAGCCGAGCTATCTCATGTCCGTCTCACCGGGCAAGAGCGCGATCGGAGTCGCGCTTGCCGACCTTTCCACGGGCGATTTCGTCGCCTTCGAGCTCGAGGGCGAGGACCTGTCCGAAAAGCTCGGTGAAGCTCTCTTGACTTACCGTCCTCGCGAGCTGATTCATCCCGAGGGCAGCCCGCCTCCCGACGGGGCGTGGAGTGCTCTGGGAGCCGAGGAGCGGCCCGTTGCCACCCCACGCGAGGGATTCCGGTTCGAGCTCGAGGCGAGCCGAAGCCTCCTGCTCCGTCAGTTCCGCACGATCGACCTGTCGGCCTTCGGTCTCGATTCCCGACCCCTCGCGATCTCTGCCGCCGGCGCCGCGCTTCAATATCTCGAGGAGACCCAACGAGGCCAGCTGGCCCATATCTGCGAGATCCGATGCATCGAGGCGGCCGAGCATCTGGTGCTCGATCCGGTCACCCAGAGAAATCTCGAGCTCACCCGCTCGATCACCGAGGGCGGGCGCGAGGGAAGCCTGATTGCCATCCTGGATCGGACCGCGACTCCGATGGGGGCGAGGCGCCTTCGGAGCTGGCTTCTCCGGCCTCTCGTGAATATCGAGGGGATCCTCGAGCGGCTCGACGGAGTCGAGGAGCTTGGTTTCGAGACCATCCGAAGAAGCAAGCTTCGCGACGTACTGAAAAACGTGCTCGACCTCGAACGCCTCGTTTCCCGAATCACGCTGGGCACGGCGAGCCCGCGTGACTTCATCGGCGTGGCGGGTTCGCTCACGAAGATACCTCTACTCAAGGCTCTCCTGTCCGATTCGCGAGCGGATCTCCTGAAGAGCCTTCGCGAGGGGCTGGATCCCGTCGAGAAAGCGCGCGGGGACATCGAAGAAACGCTCGTCCCCGAGCCGCCGGCGGGGCTCAAGGACGGAGGTATCATACGCGAAGGAGTGTCCCACGAGCTCGACGAGCTCCGTTCGCTGCGCTCTCATGGAAAAGCGACGCTCGCACGGATCGAAGCCCGAGAGCGCGAGCGGACCGGCATCGGGTCGCTGAAGATTCGATTCAACAAGGTTTTCGGCTACTACATCGAGGTCACCAAATCGAACCTTGGCGCCGTTCCCGATGACTATGTCCGCAAGCAGACGCTGGTGGCATCGGAACGATTCATTACAGCCGAGTTGAAAGAGTATGAAGACAAGATCCTGAACGCCGAGGAGCGCATTCAGGTCATCGAACGCGAGCTCTTCCTCGCGTTGGGTCAGCGCGTGACCGCCGAAGCGCCACGAATCCGCGCGACAGCGGACGCGGTCGCCTCGGTCGACGTCCTCACCTCACTCGCCGAGATCGCCACCGTCTACAACTATACGAAACCGCGACTCCACCGAGGCTATGAGATCGAGCTGAAGGACGGCCGGCACCCCGTCATCGAGGCGACGAGCAGCGAGCCCTTCGTGCCGAACGATCTCAGCCTGGACCCCGAGCGGCATCTCATCGTTCTGACGGGGCCCAACATGGGGGGAAAGTCGACCTATCTGCGACAGACGGCGCTCATCGTGATCATGGCCCAGATGGGCTCGTTCGTCCCGGCTTCCGAGGCCAAGCTTCCCGTCGTGGATCGGGTATTCACTCGCGTGGGCGCATCCGACAATCTGTTCCGCGGGCGCTCGACTTTCATGGTCGAGATGCAGGAGACGGCTCATATCCTGCACCAGGCGACGCCACGGAGCCTAATCCTCCTCGACGAGAT
- the tsaB gene encoding tRNA (adenosine(37)-N6)-threonylcarbamoyltransferase complex dimerization subunit type 1 TsaB, whose protein sequence is MRVLAVDTTGAHGSVALLDGTELAGVIGIRTARPQHAERLLATVDDLLERSPGGIAGIDGFAVVVGPGSFTGLRIGISTVEGLAYALKRPVVGVSSLDATAFRHRFQAGLIVSVIEAYRGDVYARCYVSNGFELVPGMEPVCEEPSRFVERLDEPPAVVAGTGLGRCASCFHDRFGDVVRLADASFFLAEEVARLGTERLARGESAPLGGLEALYVRPSEAERNRDPKKA, encoded by the coding sequence ATGCGAGTACTGGCCGTGGACACGACCGGTGCCCACGGAAGCGTGGCGCTTCTGGACGGAACCGAGCTCGCCGGAGTCATTGGCATCCGCACCGCGCGGCCACAACATGCCGAACGACTGCTTGCCACAGTGGACGATCTCCTCGAACGGTCTCCTGGCGGGATCGCTGGAATCGACGGTTTCGCCGTTGTCGTGGGGCCGGGCTCGTTCACCGGACTCAGAATCGGAATCTCGACCGTCGAGGGGCTCGCCTACGCCCTGAAAAGGCCCGTCGTCGGGGTTTCGAGTCTCGACGCGACCGCATTCCGCCATCGCTTTCAGGCCGGTCTCATCGTTTCCGTCATCGAAGCCTATCGCGGTGACGTCTACGCCCGGTGCTACGTCTCCAACGGATTCGAGCTCGTCCCGGGTATGGAGCCCGTCTGTGAGGAACCCTCACGCTTCGTGGAGCGTCTCGATGAGCCGCCCGCCGTCGTGGCGGGCACGGGCCTCGGCCGGTGCGCGAGCTGTTTTCATGATCGGTTCGGAGATGTGGTGAGACTCGCCGATGCCTCTTTCTTCCTCGCGGAGGAGGTTGCGCGCCTCGGTACCGAGCGCCTGGCGCGAGGCGAGTCCGCTCCCCTCGGGGGCCTCGAAGCCCTCTATGTCCGGCCGTCCGAGGCGGAGCGCAACCGGGACCCGAAGAAAGCATGA
- the rimI gene encoding ribosomal protein S18-alanine N-acetyltransferase — MSHSDGRSGLLERYAIVRMEKRHLDEALIIEKESQPNPWSRQAFLHEIEGNPLSRPRVAVTITRPSEVAGYAITWLVLDQLHIQNLAVRRRDRHQGLAELLLVRAIEEAVEDSASTALLEVRRSNLAARNLYRSLGFEEFGHRRGYYTRPVEDALLYRKDLRS, encoded by the coding sequence ATGAGCCACTCTGACGGCAGAAGCGGTCTCCTGGAGCGCTATGCGATCGTGCGGATGGAGAAGAGGCACCTCGACGAAGCCCTCATCATCGAGAAGGAGAGTCAGCCCAACCCCTGGTCGAGACAAGCCTTCCTCCACGAGATCGAGGGGAACCCGTTGAGCCGGCCGCGCGTGGCCGTGACCATCACCCGTCCATCGGAGGTGGCGGGCTACGCGATTACCTGGCTCGTGCTCGACCAGCTCCACATCCAGAATCTCGCGGTACGTCGTCGCGACCGCCACCAGGGTTTGGCCGAACTTCTCCTCGTTCGGGCCATCGAGGAAGCCGTGGAAGACTCCGCGTCGACCGCTCTCCTCGAAGTTCGGCGCTCGAACCTTGCCGCGCGAAACCTGTATCGGTCGCTCGGGTTCGAGGAGTTCGGCCACCGCCGGGGCTATTATACGCGCCCGGTCGAAGATGCTCTGCTCTACCGGAAGGACCTCCGTTCGTGA
- a CDS encoding glycosyltransferase family 39 protein: protein MSAVFMLGLATLVAVGCLRPVLGEGIRESWHGLVLLLGLGCSVLGVVRARARGAGHEGILLSFLPLALAAGYLQPQRVASDGIFYFAPLHSVVVDLDLDFENEYRVLGAEPGYFQRTATGRLPNNFSIGPALLWAPFYLLAHGLGHLGLYRPTGFGYPYFTAVATGTVLIGFVGVVALFRLARCYFEPSIAFASVLFCWLATFHVWYMVFEPSMSHALAITSVSLFFLSTHRGVEGLRGYALMGALGGLVALIRWQNVILLPVALGVSLSRRRFSPREWLVGGAVFLLVSLPQLVYWKVLYGSFFLVPQGRTYLDWASPEIEAVLFSSRHGLLSWAPILWTAVAGLPAFVRRAPAFGWGIVASALGVLVVNASVFDWWAGASFGSRRFDGVVPAFVLGLAAVIEWLLPLVAARPLVALGAMLAPFVVWNGMLMGVYFRGAVPSDGPVSFRQAAADGIELWYRHTGYPFSWPGALVDRVRLGRPLSVYDLFGSQSLANNVDVRMGETDDLYLGRGWSPPIRERGRTVRDVAADGGEVFVALREPAPYVLELEGEPGGRARVLWDAEPIETVALDDQGDASLVVPPRRVRSGANTITLVPLGAARLRIGRILLTRPGTFE, encoded by the coding sequence GTGAGTGCCGTCTTCATGCTGGGCTTGGCAACGCTGGTGGCGGTGGGGTGTCTGCGACCGGTGCTCGGCGAGGGAATCCGTGAGAGCTGGCACGGGCTCGTCCTGCTGCTCGGCCTCGGCTGCAGCGTTCTCGGGGTCGTTCGCGCCCGCGCTCGGGGTGCGGGCCACGAGGGGATCCTCCTTTCGTTTCTACCGCTCGCTCTTGCCGCCGGTTATCTCCAGCCGCAACGCGTGGCGAGCGACGGCATCTTCTACTTTGCTCCTCTGCATTCGGTCGTCGTCGATCTCGATCTGGATTTCGAGAACGAGTACCGAGTGCTCGGGGCCGAGCCGGGTTATTTCCAACGGACGGCGACGGGTCGATTGCCGAACAACTTCAGTATCGGCCCAGCTCTGCTCTGGGCTCCGTTCTATCTCCTCGCGCACGGGCTCGGTCATCTCGGACTGTACCGTCCGACGGGGTTCGGGTACCCGTATTTCACCGCGGTCGCGACGGGAACCGTGCTCATCGGCTTCGTCGGGGTCGTAGCCTTGTTTCGGCTCGCCCGGTGCTATTTCGAGCCGTCGATTGCCTTCGCTTCCGTCCTTTTCTGCTGGCTGGCGACGTTTCACGTCTGGTACATGGTGTTCGAGCCCTCGATGTCACATGCGCTCGCGATCACGAGCGTTTCTTTATTCTTCCTCTCGACCCACCGCGGGGTCGAAGGCCTTCGCGGCTACGCGCTCATGGGTGCGCTCGGCGGCCTCGTCGCGCTCATCCGGTGGCAGAACGTGATCCTGCTCCCGGTTGCCCTCGGGGTGAGTCTGTCGCGCCGCAGATTCTCGCCCCGAGAATGGCTGGTCGGGGGCGCCGTGTTCCTCTTGGTCTCACTTCCGCAGCTTGTCTATTGGAAGGTTCTCTATGGTTCCTTCTTCCTGGTACCCCAGGGTCGAACGTATCTCGACTGGGCGTCACCAGAGATCGAGGCGGTGCTCTTCTCGTCGCGCCATGGCCTCCTGTCGTGGGCGCCCATACTCTGGACCGCGGTGGCCGGACTGCCCGCTTTCGTTCGCCGTGCTCCCGCTTTCGGCTGGGGAATCGTCGCCTCTGCCCTGGGGGTGCTCGTCGTGAATGCGAGTGTCTTCGACTGGTGGGCGGGAGCATCGTTCGGCTCGCGTCGTTTCGATGGAGTCGTCCCGGCATTCGTTCTCGGCCTCGCCGCCGTCATCGAATGGCTTCTGCCGCTGGTCGCTGCGCGGCCACTCGTGGCGCTGGGCGCCATGTTGGCGCCGTTCGTCGTCTGGAACGGGATGCTGATGGGCGTCTATTTCCGGGGAGCGGTGCCCTCGGACGGACCGGTCTCCTTCCGGCAGGCGGCGGCCGACGGGATCGAGCTCTGGTACCGGCACACGGGCTACCCGTTCTCCTGGCCGGGCGCGCTCGTCGACCGAGTGCGGCTAGGCCGACCCCTATCCGTTTACGACCTCTTCGGCTCCCAGTCGCTCGCGAACAACGTCGACGTTCGAATGGGGGAGACGGACGACCTGTATCTGGGCCGTGGGTGGTCGCCGCCCATTCGCGAGCGAGGGCGGACGGTTCGGGACGTTGCCGCCGACGGCGGTGAGGTTTTCGTGGCCCTCCGTGAGCCGGCTCCCTATGTGCTCGAGCTCGAAGGCGAGCCGGGGGGACGGGCCCGAGTCCTATGGGATGCCGAGCCCATCGAGACCGTCGCGCTCGACGACCAAGGCGATGCTTCGCTCGTCGTGCCCCCGCGACGCGTGCGCTCCGGAGCCAATACCATCACTCTCGTCCCGCTCGGGGCAGCTCGGCTCCGGATCGGAAGGATACTTCTGACGAGACCGGGGACCTTCGAGTGA
- a CDS encoding YdcH family protein has protein sequence MRECEEFQQLSRRHQELDERLVRLTEKLFLTDEEKVEEVTLKKKKLAIKDRMAHMIRSH, from the coding sequence ATGCGTGAATGTGAGGAGTTTCAGCAGCTTTCGAGACGACACCAAGAGCTCGACGAACGGCTGGTTAGGCTGACCGAGAAACTCTTCTTGACCGACGAAGAGAAGGTCGAGGAGGTCACGTTGAAAAAGAAGAAGCTCGCCATCAAAGATAGAATGGCTCACATGATCCGAAGCCACTGA
- a CDS encoding phosphatidylserine decarboxylase, with protein MSIAPQGLRYILLLVVAAGLAYVVFPIRAAAGVLLGLALFVAFFFRDPTRVPPADSRILVSPGDGRVVSVGPGRVDSSWTEIAIFLSIFDVHINRSPLAAVARAIRYTPGRFMAAYKSQAGSQNERNEIELADGDYVVMVRQIAGVVARRIVCTVREGESIGRGQRIGLIQFGSRMEVALPPDTEPLVQVGDRVRGGETPIGRRT; from the coding sequence ATGAGTATTGCGCCTCAAGGGCTCCGCTATATCCTGTTACTGGTCGTGGCGGCGGGGCTGGCATACGTGGTGTTTCCCATCCGCGCCGCTGCGGGTGTCCTCCTCGGCCTGGCGCTCTTCGTCGCATTTTTCTTCAGGGATCCCACCCGAGTCCCACCGGCCGATTCCAGGATTCTGGTATCGCCGGGCGACGGCAGGGTGGTCTCGGTCGGTCCGGGAAGGGTCGATTCATCGTGGACCGAGATCGCGATTTTTCTCTCGATTTTCGACGTCCACATCAACCGCTCACCCCTCGCCGCGGTGGCGCGAGCCATCCGATACACACCGGGACGGTTCATGGCCGCTTACAAGAGTCAGGCGGGCTCGCAGAACGAGAGAAACGAGATCGAGCTCGCCGATGGTGACTACGTGGTGATGGTCCGCCAGATCGCCGGAGTCGTGGCCCGGCGAATCGTCTGCACCGTTCGTGAGGGTGAATCGATCGGGCGCGGCCAGAGAATCGGCCTGATCCAGTTCGGTTCCCGGATGGAAGTCGCGCTCCCTCCGGACACCGAACCGCTGGTTCAGGTCGGAGACCGCGTCCGCGGTGGCGAAACCCCCATCGGTCGCCGAACATGA
- the pssA gene encoding CDP-diacylglycerol--serine O-phosphatidyltransferase produces MKPDEKRKARRGIYLLPSAFTVANVFCGFYAIICSMRGDLGLGGVLIGLAILLDTLDGRVARFANATSEFGKEFDSLADQVSFGVAPMVLAYQWGLHLWPRLGWLIGFLFVICGAMRLARFNIRQSTSDKRFFVGLPIPAAAGVVAALVYRFPEPLATRADAVLLIALVMALSLLMVSKLRYYSFKDFDLRRRQPHLLILFLALLIVAVFTHPQVMLLSMATAYLLSGIILKLWSAMARRGTESRDELANHADPGRP; encoded by the coding sequence ATGAAGCCAGACGAAAAAAGGAAGGCGCGGCGTGGCATCTACCTGCTGCCGAGCGCGTTCACGGTTGCCAACGTCTTCTGCGGTTTCTACGCGATCATCTGCAGCATGCGCGGTGATCTCGGCTTGGGGGGGGTGCTCATCGGCCTCGCCATTCTCCTCGACACCCTCGATGGCAGGGTGGCACGTTTTGCCAACGCGACGAGCGAGTTTGGCAAGGAGTTCGACTCGCTTGCCGACCAGGTGTCTTTCGGGGTGGCGCCCATGGTGCTCGCCTATCAATGGGGGCTTCACCTGTGGCCGCGGCTCGGGTGGCTCATCGGATTTCTCTTCGTCATTTGTGGAGCCATGCGACTCGCCCGGTTCAACATTCGCCAGTCGACCAGCGACAAACGTTTCTTCGTCGGCCTTCCGATACCCGCGGCCGCGGGCGTCGTGGCGGCGCTGGTCTATCGTTTTCCCGAGCCGCTCGCGACCCGCGCCGATGCCGTCCTGTTGATCGCCCTCGTCATGGCACTGTCGCTGCTCATGGTGAGCAAACTCCGATATTACAGCTTCAAGGACTTCGATCTGAGGCGGCGTCAGCCTCACCTCCTCATACTCTTTCTCGCTCTCCTGATCGTCGCCGTCTTCACTCATCCCCAGGTGATGCTCTTGAGCATGGCGACGGCCTATCTGCTGAGCGGTATCATCTTGAAACTGTGGTCCGCCATGGCGCGGAGGGGGACCGAGTCGAGGGACGAGCTTGCGAATCACGCGGACCCGGGACGGCCGTGA